A single window of Achromobacter xylosoxidans DNA harbors:
- a CDS encoding CmpA/NrtA family ABC transporter substrate-binding protein, with translation MTPVKPRLPAAAADPDSTTDASRRKWLAGTARAVAGAGLLSLVDPLVRAGAWAAGSDAPEQAEVKIGFIPLTDCASVVMASVLGIDKKYGVTITPSKEASWAAVRDKLLNGELAMAHVLYGLIYGVQMGIGGPRKDMAVLMNLNQNGQAITLSSKLSQAGARDGESLARLMASEKREYTFAQTFPTGTHAMWLYYWLAAYGIHPMKDAKVITVPPPQMVANMRVGNMDGFCVGEPWGARAILDKIGFTAVTTQAIWTDHPEKVLGTSADFVARNPNTARAVTAAILEAGKWIDASPENRRKTAETIAAKSYVNTDASGIVDRMLGQYDDGLGKRWSDAHPMRFSGDGAANFPYLSDGMWFLTQHKRWGLLKEHPDYLATARQVNRIDVYRQAAQAAGIAVPAGEMRSSKLIDGVVWDGSNPAAYADAFKVKA, from the coding sequence ATGACGCCAGTGAAACCCCGCCTTCCCGCCGCCGCCGCGGACCCGGATTCGACCACCGACGCCAGCCGCCGCAAGTGGCTGGCCGGCACCGCGCGCGCCGTGGCGGGCGCCGGCCTGCTGTCGCTGGTCGACCCGCTGGTGCGCGCCGGCGCCTGGGCCGCCGGCAGCGACGCGCCCGAACAGGCCGAGGTGAAGATCGGCTTCATTCCGCTGACCGACTGCGCCTCGGTCGTCATGGCCTCGGTGCTGGGCATCGACAAGAAATATGGCGTGACCATCACGCCGTCCAAGGAAGCCTCGTGGGCGGCCGTGCGCGACAAGCTGCTGAACGGCGAACTGGCGATGGCGCACGTGCTCTATGGCCTGATCTACGGCGTGCAGATGGGCATCGGCGGGCCCAGGAAGGACATGGCCGTACTGATGAACCTGAACCAGAATGGTCAGGCCATCACCCTGTCGAGCAAGCTGTCGCAGGCCGGCGCCCGCGACGGTGAATCGCTCGCCAGGCTGATGGCGTCCGAGAAGCGCGAATACACCTTCGCCCAGACCTTTCCCACCGGCACCCACGCCATGTGGCTGTACTACTGGCTGGCCGCCTATGGCATCCACCCGATGAAGGACGCCAAGGTCATCACCGTGCCGCCGCCGCAGATGGTGGCCAACATGCGCGTGGGCAACATGGACGGTTTCTGCGTTGGCGAACCATGGGGCGCGCGCGCCATCCTCGACAAGATCGGCTTCACCGCGGTGACGACCCAGGCGATCTGGACCGACCATCCCGAGAAAGTGCTGGGCACCAGCGCAGACTTCGTGGCGCGCAACCCCAACACCGCGCGCGCCGTCACCGCCGCGATCCTGGAAGCCGGCAAGTGGATCGACGCCTCGCCCGAGAACCGCCGCAAGACGGCCGAGACCATCGCCGCCAAGTCATACGTCAACACCGACGCCAGCGGCATCGTCGACCGCATGCTGGGCCAGTACGACGACGGCCTGGGCAAGCGCTGGAGCGACGCGCATCCGATGCGCTTTTCGGGCGACGGCGCGGCCAACTTCCCCTACCTGAGCGATGGCATGTGGTTCCTGACCCAGCACAAGCGCTGGGGCCTGCTCAAGGAACATCCCGACTATCTGGCCACCGCGCGCCAGGTCAACCGCATCGACGTCTACAGACAGGCCGCGCAGGCCGCCGGCATCGCCGTGCCCGCCGGCGAGATGCGCAGTTCCAAGCTGATCGACGGCGTGGTCTGGGACGGCAGCAATCCGGCGGCCTATGCCGACGCTTTCAAGGTCAAGGCCTGA